The following are from one region of the Alicyclobacillus fastidiosus genome:
- a CDS encoding histidine triad nucleotide-binding protein, protein MADCLFCKLAAGEIPSDKVYEDDEVLAFRDIRPQAPIHVLVIPKQHIDSAQTVSQAQAELIGRLHAAIPDIAKSLEIDQEGYRVVTNVGRHGQQTVPHLHYHVVGGRQLGWPPG, encoded by the coding sequence ATGGCAGATTGTTTGTTTTGCAAACTCGCCGCTGGGGAGATACCTTCAGACAAGGTATACGAGGATGATGAGGTACTGGCCTTTCGGGACATTCGACCGCAGGCGCCCATACACGTGCTCGTGATCCCGAAACAGCACATTGATTCAGCGCAGACGGTGAGTCAAGCACAGGCGGAGTTGATCGGGCGCTTGCACGCGGCGATCCCCGACATCGCAAAATCACTCGAAATCGACCAAGAAGGCTATCGAGTGGTCACCAACGTCGGTCGCCACGGGCAGCAAACGGTGCCCCATCTCCACTATCACGTCGTCGGTGGGCGGCAACTCGGATGGCCTCCAGGTTAA
- a CDS encoding OsmC family protein, which translates to MKVTSKWLGQRHFQAEGPSGNTIYMDARREEGGTGQGNRPMELLLMGIVGCTGIDIAMILERMRLQLEGMEIEASAERRDEHPQAFTKIHLTYHLTGDVPPAKAWRAIRLSEEKYCSAIGSVNAQVVPHLILNGADVPPLDVVHDDGLPD; encoded by the coding sequence ATGAAAGTCACATCGAAATGGCTTGGCCAGCGACATTTTCAGGCCGAAGGGCCATCTGGGAATACGATTTATATGGATGCCCGTCGAGAAGAGGGCGGAACGGGACAGGGAAATCGACCGATGGAACTTCTGCTCATGGGGATCGTCGGCTGTACCGGGATCGATATCGCCATGATTCTGGAACGAATGCGGCTACAGCTGGAAGGCATGGAAATCGAGGCCTCTGCAGAGCGTAGGGACGAGCACCCTCAAGCATTTACGAAGATTCATTTGACGTATCACCTGACAGGGGACGTGCCACCAGCCAAGGCGTGGCGAGCGATTCGGCTGAGCGAGGAGAAATACTGTTCGGCAATTGGCTCTGTCAACGCACAAGTGGTGCCACACCTCATCCTCAACGGGGCGGATGTACCCCCTTTGGACGTGGTGCACGACGATGGCCTACCAGATTAA
- a CDS encoding cupredoxin domain-containing protein, whose product MCVLRLCTTAMLVAFLPFSAAFAQTVQVTLHDGSIEPTVIESTKGQEVRISVQNRGTTVHNLVIPDFYVFTQNLQPGGQVNVKFTPDKTGTFPFYSDKKGIPESGMRGSVHVR is encoded by the coding sequence GTGTGCGTATTGCGCTTGTGCACAACTGCGATGCTCGTTGCATTCCTACCGTTTTCTGCGGCTTTTGCGCAGACGGTTCAAGTGACTCTCCACGATGGCTCGATTGAGCCAACTGTGATTGAATCCACCAAGGGACAAGAGGTACGAATCTCGGTCCAGAATAGGGGTACAACTGTGCACAACTTAGTCATCCCAGACTTCTACGTGTTCACGCAGAACCTGCAGCCAGGCGGGCAGGTGAATGTGAAATTCACGCCGGACAAAACCGGTACGTTCCCGTTTTACTCCGATAAAAAGGGAATTCCCGAATCCGGTATGCGAGGAAGCGTTCACGTGAGGTGA
- a CDS encoding phosphatase PAP2 family protein yields MELASAVWRQLTRADAAVTRLFTEMWPKAPWLNAAMIVTAKYTPIVMLAVLVVAASDVIEVTTATIAFTSVAASIVAALIIRTLHEPVSRLTSRPRPFDTEPFEPLLAHDRGESFPSNHAAGAMALACGAIHLPGYNGMLLILAVGLCFSRIYCGLHHLSDVVVGALGGITCGLVCAFVEHCFFS; encoded by the coding sequence ATGGAACTAGCCTCCGCTGTGTGGCGGCAGTTGACTCGCGCAGACGCGGCCGTCACCAGGTTGTTCACAGAGATGTGGCCAAAGGCGCCCTGGCTCAATGCCGCAATGATTGTGACCGCCAAGTACACGCCGATCGTCATGCTAGCCGTGCTTGTGGTCGCTGCGTCGGACGTGATCGAGGTCACCACGGCCACAATCGCTTTTACATCCGTAGCTGCTTCCATCGTGGCTGCACTGATCATCCGAACTCTACACGAACCAGTCAGCCGATTGACCAGTCGGCCGCGACCGTTTGACACGGAGCCATTCGAGCCTCTATTAGCACATGACAGAGGTGAGTCGTTTCCAAGTAACCACGCGGCCGGAGCGATGGCCTTAGCGTGTGGCGCAATTCATCTGCCTGGATACAATGGCATGCTTCTGATACTCGCCGTCGGATTGTGTTTTTCCCGCATTTACTGCGGTCTGCACCATCTGAGTGACGTGGTGGTTGGCGCCCTTGGGGGAATCACGTGTGGGCTCGTGTGCGCTTTCGTCGAGCACTGCTTTTTCTCGTAG
- a CDS encoding phosphatidylserine/phosphatidylglycerophosphate/cardiolipin synthase family protein produces MHILQRFQRFLMATAICAGMISVTAGCGTQSSGSQPTTQRVLPVPVTDSDGMELLWGPDVKGEALKLIQTSHHYIYLDMYELSDPDILKALVAAHHRGVDIRVVLDATEQHSNSVGYPTLRNAGVTVSKIEIKRGIDHVKMLVTDAGTLIGGMNYGQDSWNNNDASVLVPHPTDEFKAMFLWDFNRANGDVGQAPVLALPLIDDHSIRPAVLEAIQSARKTIDMEAFDLSDKGVIDGLRSALARGVAVSVLVDPTQSYNRTSVSTLRDAGAMVRYYRPYNGELMHAKILDVDNGATFIIGSANFSHQAFTYNHEADLELHDVPQFDASFRQDLEMEMGRGSDYPMKRENSTWN; encoded by the coding sequence TTGCACATACTTCAAAGGTTTCAGCGATTCCTGATGGCGACGGCGATATGCGCAGGAATGATCTCCGTCACGGCCGGGTGTGGGACACAATCTTCCGGCTCTCAGCCCACCACACAGCGCGTACTACCGGTTCCTGTGACCGACAGCGACGGGATGGAACTGCTCTGGGGGCCCGATGTAAAAGGTGAGGCTCTGAAACTCATTCAAACGAGCCATCACTACATTTATTTGGACATGTACGAGTTGTCGGATCCAGACATTCTAAAGGCCTTAGTGGCAGCTCACCATCGCGGCGTGGACATACGGGTGGTTCTCGACGCCACGGAGCAGCACTCGAATAGCGTCGGGTATCCGACGTTGCGCAATGCCGGGGTGACCGTTTCGAAGATCGAGATTAAGCGGGGGATCGATCACGTCAAGATGCTTGTAACGGATGCGGGTACCCTGATTGGCGGCATGAACTATGGGCAGGACAGTTGGAATAACAACGACGCCTCAGTGCTCGTCCCTCACCCGACGGATGAATTTAAGGCGATGTTCCTCTGGGATTTCAATCGCGCCAATGGAGATGTGGGACAAGCGCCCGTCCTTGCGTTGCCGCTCATTGATGACCACTCAATCCGTCCGGCGGTTCTCGAGGCGATTCAATCCGCCCGCAAAACCATCGACATGGAGGCGTTTGACCTATCGGACAAAGGGGTTATCGACGGCCTTCGCTCGGCACTGGCACGCGGTGTGGCGGTGAGCGTTCTCGTAGATCCGACCCAGTCCTACAACCGCACTTCCGTCAGCACCCTCCGCGATGCTGGTGCGATGGTTCGCTATTATCGGCCGTACAACGGTGAACTGATGCACGCCAAAATACTCGATGTCGATAACGGCGCGACTTTCATCATCGGCAGTGCCAACTTCAGTCATCAAGCCTTTACATACAACCATGAGGCGGATTTGGAGCTGCACGATGTCCCACAGTTTGACGCATCCTTCAGGCAGGATTTAGAGATGGAGATGGGGAGAGGGTCAGACTACCCGATGAAGAGGGAGAACAGCACATGGAACTAG
- a CDS encoding DNA polymerase III subunit alpha, with translation MFIHLHCHSQYSFLDGASSIESLVAQARMFQMPALALTDHNTIAGLPELHKWASVYGIKPISGAEITLEDGAHLTLLVETKRGYRNLCELLTLAHEGEGRRSAPRIDEEALFRLGDGLLILSGCRNSPIRRHLRRQAYTAAKEWALRYKERFGDAFYLELQADGYPHSGSAMKDLYRLAQETSIRAVATSDVHYVDKHLFPVHDVLRCIGLGCDVYTPHPGRPLNRQAWLHDAAEAQARYGMYPQVIEETLNIANRCEVALTLTQTHFPKFSLPDEAADRVAFLRDLVYLGARDRYPRVDAALKQRLEHELEIIVQLGYVDYFLVVWDIVRFARSRSIRCAGRGSAADSAVAYCLYITDVDAASRGLLFERFMSLERAERPDIDIDFASDRRDEVMDYVYRKYGRDKVARVATYQTFRGRSAVREIGAALALPSVLLDTLAKRVPWSAHADQLDTLFDKVPELMEYADERPKLRWLFQIARHVAGFPRHFGMHVGGMVVSRDELFMTTSLQPSAKGEWITPFDKRTVEDVGLVKLDLLSLRTMSAIENTVRLSREGNRAIDYDNIPLDDEATLEMIRRGETMGVFQLESPAQRALQSRLQASGLEDIVASVALIRPGPIQGNMVDPFIARRHGIEPITYLHPKLEPILGKTYGVVLFQEQVIEIATAIAAFTPGEADDLRRVMSHARSHAEMEQIGQTFFAKATENGVAQDVAKTIFSYIQSYASYGFCEAHAAAFATTAFKTAYLVKHYPAQFYASILNQYPMGYYPVHVVCAEARRRGISILPVDVNESMWSCTTPDEHSIRLGFQLVKRASSDVAQALIAEREANGPFTCTEDFVMRVQLADRLQVEHLIRVGAFDAIEQADRQLLLWHVPRWMAARQERDRPLLEGSRTLVNGDDTGLSGSLASRLVDEYNLLGVGVSGHWLELMREDLTQQGYLTAEEVLKSPDGQQVLVAGLAVRPHRPPTKSGRTVVFFTLEDETNLLDATMFESVYHSEGAVLFTPYGRLLGLQGTVQRRGGSRAQLLIHHIWSLTRG, from the coding sequence ATGTTTATCCACCTACACTGTCATTCGCAGTACTCATTTTTGGACGGCGCTTCGAGCATTGAATCGTTGGTGGCACAGGCGAGAATGTTTCAAATGCCAGCTCTCGCCCTCACCGATCACAATACGATAGCGGGGTTGCCAGAGCTCCATAAGTGGGCGAGCGTGTACGGCATCAAACCGATCTCCGGGGCCGAGATCACACTCGAAGACGGGGCGCATCTCACCCTGTTGGTCGAGACGAAGCGCGGGTATCGCAATCTCTGTGAACTGCTGACGCTGGCACACGAGGGAGAGGGGCGCAGGAGTGCGCCACGGATTGACGAGGAGGCGCTCTTTCGCTTAGGCGACGGCCTGCTCATCCTGTCTGGCTGCCGCAATAGCCCTATCCGGCGGCACCTGCGCAGGCAGGCGTACACTGCCGCCAAGGAGTGGGCGTTGCGGTACAAAGAACGGTTTGGCGATGCTTTCTACCTCGAGTTGCAAGCGGATGGCTATCCTCACAGTGGCAGCGCGATGAAGGACCTGTACCGATTGGCCCAGGAGACGTCGATTCGAGCTGTCGCGACGAGCGATGTGCACTACGTCGACAAGCATTTGTTCCCCGTTCACGACGTGCTTCGCTGTATTGGGCTTGGGTGTGATGTATACACGCCGCATCCAGGTCGGCCGCTCAATCGCCAAGCCTGGTTGCACGATGCAGCCGAGGCACAGGCTCGCTACGGCATGTATCCACAGGTGATCGAGGAGACCCTGAACATCGCGAATCGGTGTGAAGTCGCCCTCACGCTGACACAGACCCACTTTCCGAAGTTTTCATTGCCGGATGAAGCGGCGGATCGAGTGGCCTTTTTGCGCGATCTCGTCTATCTGGGTGCCCGTGACCGCTATCCGCGCGTAGATGCAGCGCTTAAACAACGGCTCGAGCACGAATTGGAGATCATCGTTCAACTCGGGTATGTCGACTATTTTCTCGTCGTTTGGGATATCGTGCGCTTTGCGCGCAGTCGATCCATCCGTTGTGCCGGCCGCGGCTCGGCGGCCGATTCGGCGGTCGCCTACTGCCTCTATATCACGGATGTCGACGCGGCGTCGCGGGGGTTGTTGTTCGAGCGGTTCATGTCGCTTGAGCGGGCAGAGCGCCCAGACATCGACATCGACTTCGCCAGTGACCGGCGCGACGAGGTGATGGACTACGTCTATCGCAAATACGGGCGCGACAAAGTCGCGCGCGTGGCCACTTACCAGACGTTTCGCGGCCGCTCCGCGGTGCGCGAAATCGGCGCTGCGCTCGCGTTGCCAAGCGTGCTCCTCGACACGCTGGCCAAGCGCGTCCCGTGGTCGGCCCACGCGGACCAGCTCGATACGCTCTTCGACAAAGTCCCTGAGCTCATGGAGTACGCCGACGAGCGTCCAAAGTTGCGCTGGTTGTTTCAAATTGCCCGCCATGTCGCAGGGTTTCCTCGCCATTTCGGCATGCACGTCGGCGGGATGGTCGTCAGCAGAGATGAACTGTTCATGACTACCAGTTTGCAGCCGTCTGCTAAAGGGGAGTGGATCACGCCGTTCGATAAGCGAACCGTAGAAGATGTCGGGCTGGTGAAACTCGACCTGCTGTCGCTTCGCACGATGTCGGCTATCGAGAATACCGTCCGACTGAGTCGCGAGGGAAATCGCGCGATCGACTATGACAACATTCCGCTCGACGATGAAGCCACGCTGGAGATGATCCGCCGCGGGGAAACGATGGGTGTCTTTCAATTGGAGAGCCCTGCGCAACGCGCACTACAGTCCCGCCTCCAGGCATCGGGGCTCGAGGATATCGTGGCGAGTGTCGCACTGATTCGACCTGGGCCCATTCAGGGAAACATGGTCGATCCATTCATTGCCCGCCGCCACGGCATTGAACCGATCACCTACCTGCACCCGAAGCTGGAACCGATTCTCGGCAAGACGTATGGCGTGGTGTTATTTCAAGAGCAGGTGATTGAAATTGCCACTGCCATTGCCGCGTTCACGCCTGGGGAGGCGGATGATTTGCGCCGAGTGATGAGCCACGCGCGAAGTCACGCGGAAATGGAGCAAATCGGCCAAACGTTTTTCGCCAAAGCGACGGAGAACGGGGTTGCCCAGGATGTGGCCAAGACCATTTTCTCTTACATTCAAAGTTATGCCAGTTACGGGTTTTGTGAGGCTCATGCCGCAGCGTTTGCGACCACTGCGTTCAAGACCGCGTATTTGGTCAAGCACTATCCCGCACAGTTTTATGCGTCCATCCTCAATCAGTACCCGATGGGTTATTACCCTGTCCACGTAGTGTGCGCAGAAGCGCGACGGCGGGGGATTTCGATCCTTCCGGTGGATGTGAACGAGAGTATGTGGTCGTGCACAACGCCTGACGAGCACAGCATTCGCCTTGGTTTTCAGCTCGTGAAGCGGGCGTCGTCCGACGTGGCGCAGGCGCTCATCGCCGAGCGCGAGGCAAATGGGCCATTTACTTGTACAGAGGACTTTGTCATGCGGGTGCAGCTAGCGGATCGACTGCAGGTCGAACACCTGATCCGGGTCGGGGCGTTTGACGCCATCGAGCAAGCCGATCGGCAGTTGCTTTTGTGGCACGTTCCGAGGTGGATGGCGGCACGCCAAGAGCGCGATCGACCGCTGCTCGAGGGCAGCCGCACTTTGGTTAACGGCGATGACACCGGTCTCTCGGGCTCGCTTGCGAGCCGTCTAGTAGATGAATACAATTTACTAGGCGTTGGTGTCTCAGGGCACTGGTTGGAACTCATGCGCGAGGATTTGACTCAACAAGGGTATTTGACAGCAGAGGAAGTGCTTAAGTCGCCTGATGGACAACAGGTGCTCGTCGCGGGTCTGGCCGTTCGGCCGCACCGCCCACCGACCAAGAGTGGTCGTACGGTGGTATTCTTCACGCTCGAAGATGAAACCAATTTGTTGGATGCGACGATGTTTGAATCGGTATATCATAGCGAAGGTGCCGTGTTGTTCACTCCGTACGGCAGGCTCTTGGGTTTGCAGGGGACGGTGCAACGGCGCGGCGGCTCGCGTGCTCAACTGTTGATTCACCATATTTGGTCACTGACGAGAGGATGA
- a CDS encoding DEAD/DEAH box helicase, with protein sequence MDDNQRALPFGLHFLVRETVDGEDQAVFSWSEELTRSDEEHLLGVAEQLVQKGLIGTFDMGARKLRLNAQGLIQLLTNLREMDEFILARAPSSASGRTLQQAMAGLRLAHEIVRARDILAGAFVTAFSVAHCLSVLRDAASSTDDVMPQWGSGNGTFVGMWLPAWSVPDFCSVRSSILSGFQSGPPQTTSLNEQTAIDWWIMVCVDAFVREQLFDVIDSTASSGQSYRVMYRGEADVFEAWRATLKGAAGQTFPGDGWLVARAMRQALQTSGWKASNLDDHSGKNFYTLSFQLVPPLADSPSANWKLVYRVKHRLLGWSQPIEDWWRQEERIWVVGEDTLVQPDVWMLPALRQAAAVSREIKQSFALPAPSGCEIAADDVYTFLTESVPRLRELGFSIDAPNVLRENGSRVRIRVRVKRPKSEGRRNGGSSQQWFDANRLVDFDWSIVIDDEEISREAFANLVANQTPFVQVEGSWRLIPVDEILRQVEELGGVGKPLATRVLDLSRAILMSSDTAEVPVQVEYQEEAMPIEHVISVLTHASNPTLCDTPETFRGQLRHYQQFGFSWLMHLRSIGCGACLADDMGLGKTVQVLAYLLELEEKGLKKGTHLLVCPTSLLPNWRAELAKFAPNLSVYVHHGSDRDLAAHVAPDQQVNLVMTTYATLVRDIELLQELRFDAVIVDEAQNIKNADTKQAQAIRLIHAEHRIALTGTPIENRLEELWALMDFLNPGYLGSPSWFRKTLIDGTLRNPTGGTATKLQVLLRPVLLRRRKSDPDIQTELPDKWEVSERALLTAEQAAMYQAMVDQLFTDIKPLQGGGMSRRGQILATLVRLKQICDHPCLISGGVASVHRSGKLRQLIELLQTVVDEGECALVFTQFRDMGEILCDTIEQHLSVRPKFLHGGLTASTRGQIVDDFQKGNDPSPILVLSLRAGGVGINLTRANHVFHFDRWWNPAVEDQATDRAYRIGQTKDVQVHKMICTGTLEERIDDLITTKRELSQAIVGGTNEWVTELDDDALRELFTLSEQNIWEEEEA encoded by the coding sequence ATGGACGACAACCAGAGAGCGTTACCCTTCGGCCTTCACTTCTTGGTGAGAGAAACTGTCGATGGAGAAGATCAAGCTGTGTTCTCATGGTCGGAAGAGTTAACGCGTTCAGACGAAGAGCATCTACTGGGAGTGGCCGAACAACTGGTTCAAAAAGGGTTGATCGGCACGTTTGATATGGGCGCACGCAAACTGCGACTAAACGCCCAGGGACTGATCCAGTTGTTGACGAATTTGCGCGAGATGGATGAATTCATCCTTGCGCGTGCACCTTCGTCAGCAAGTGGTCGAACGCTCCAGCAAGCCATGGCGGGCCTTCGTTTGGCGCATGAAATCGTTCGCGCGCGGGACATTTTAGCGGGCGCTTTCGTGACTGCGTTTTCGGTGGCTCATTGTCTAAGCGTTCTGCGGGACGCTGCGTCGTCCACGGACGACGTGATGCCCCAGTGGGGCTCCGGCAATGGCACGTTCGTCGGCATGTGGTTGCCAGCTTGGTCGGTTCCAGATTTTTGCAGTGTCCGGTCGTCGATTTTGTCGGGTTTCCAAAGCGGGCCACCGCAGACCACGAGTTTGAATGAGCAAACCGCCATCGACTGGTGGATCATGGTGTGTGTCGATGCATTCGTTCGTGAACAATTGTTTGACGTGATCGATTCGACGGCATCGTCGGGGCAATCGTACAGGGTGATGTACAGAGGCGAAGCGGATGTGTTTGAAGCGTGGCGGGCAACGCTGAAGGGTGCTGCGGGGCAGACATTCCCTGGTGATGGCTGGCTGGTCGCACGGGCGATGCGTCAGGCCCTGCAGACGTCCGGTTGGAAGGCCTCCAACCTGGATGATCACTCCGGCAAAAACTTCTATACGCTGTCCTTTCAACTCGTCCCACCACTTGCCGATTCTCCTTCTGCGAATTGGAAGTTGGTTTATCGGGTCAAACACCGGTTGTTGGGGTGGTCTCAGCCGATTGAAGATTGGTGGCGCCAAGAAGAGCGCATCTGGGTGGTCGGTGAGGATACGCTCGTTCAACCGGACGTTTGGATGCTGCCAGCGCTTCGACAGGCGGCAGCGGTCAGTCGCGAGATCAAGCAGTCATTTGCGCTCCCAGCACCGAGCGGATGCGAGATCGCGGCCGATGACGTCTATACGTTTCTCACAGAATCTGTCCCACGCCTTCGGGAATTGGGATTTTCTATCGATGCGCCAAACGTATTGCGGGAAAACGGGTCGCGGGTGCGGATTCGCGTGCGCGTGAAACGGCCAAAGTCGGAGGGAAGGCGCAATGGCGGATCTTCGCAGCAGTGGTTTGATGCGAATCGGCTGGTGGATTTTGATTGGTCCATCGTGATCGACGACGAGGAGATCTCGCGCGAGGCGTTTGCCAATCTGGTCGCCAATCAAACGCCGTTTGTGCAAGTCGAGGGTTCTTGGCGGCTGATTCCGGTGGATGAGATCCTGCGTCAGGTCGAAGAGCTAGGAGGCGTCGGAAAGCCTCTCGCCACGCGCGTATTAGATCTGTCGCGAGCGATATTGATGTCCTCGGACACGGCCGAAGTCCCCGTGCAAGTGGAGTATCAGGAAGAGGCGATGCCGATTGAGCACGTCATCTCTGTCTTGACACACGCATCGAATCCGACGCTGTGCGACACACCCGAGACGTTTCGCGGGCAATTGCGGCATTATCAGCAATTTGGTTTCTCGTGGCTGATGCACTTGCGATCGATCGGTTGTGGCGCTTGTTTGGCGGACGATATGGGTCTCGGCAAGACCGTTCAGGTGCTTGCGTATCTTCTGGAACTGGAAGAGAAGGGGTTGAAAAAGGGCACCCATTTGCTCGTCTGCCCGACGTCGCTCCTGCCAAACTGGCGTGCCGAACTGGCAAAGTTCGCCCCGAACTTGTCGGTGTACGTGCACCATGGGAGCGATCGAGACTTGGCAGCGCACGTTGCGCCTGACCAACAGGTCAATCTGGTGATGACCACGTACGCCACGCTCGTTCGCGATATCGAGCTGTTGCAGGAGTTGCGATTTGACGCCGTGATCGTGGACGAGGCGCAAAACATCAAGAACGCCGACACGAAGCAGGCTCAGGCAATCCGGTTGATCCACGCGGAGCACCGGATTGCGCTCACCGGCACGCCGATTGAAAATCGGTTGGAAGAGCTGTGGGCTTTGATGGATTTCTTAAATCCAGGGTATCTGGGTTCGCCGTCGTGGTTCCGCAAGACGCTGATCGACGGGACGCTGCGCAACCCAACTGGAGGCACGGCGACGAAGTTGCAGGTCCTCCTGCGTCCGGTCCTGCTTCGCAGGCGAAAATCCGATCCCGACATTCAAACGGAACTGCCAGATAAGTGGGAAGTCAGCGAGCGAGCACTGCTCACGGCGGAGCAAGCGGCGATGTACCAGGCCATGGTCGACCAGCTGTTCACAGACATCAAGCCTCTGCAAGGGGGCGGCATGTCGAGGCGGGGACAAATTCTCGCGACGCTGGTCCGACTCAAACAAATTTGCGATCACCCGTGCCTCATCTCAGGTGGAGTCGCGTCCGTCCATCGATCCGGCAAGCTTCGCCAGTTGATCGAATTGTTGCAGACGGTGGTGGATGAGGGAGAATGTGCGCTCGTCTTTACGCAATTCCGCGATATGGGTGAGATCCTGTGCGATACCATCGAGCAACATCTGTCTGTGCGCCCGAAGTTTCTACACGGTGGCTTGACGGCTTCGACCCGCGGCCAAATCGTCGACGATTTTCAAAAGGGCAATGACCCGTCGCCCATCCTCGTCTTGTCGCTTCGCGCTGGCGGCGTCGGGATCAACTTGACGCGGGCGAACCACGTCTTTCACTTTGACAGGTGGTGGAATCCGGCTGTCGAGGATCAGGCGACGGACCGCGCGTATCGCATTGGACAGACCAAGGATGTCCAGGTGCACAAGATGATTTGCACCGGTACCCTCGAAGAGCGCATCGACGATTTGATCACGACCAAGCGCGAGTTGTCCCAGGCGATTGTGGGCGGCACGAATGAATGGGTGACAGAGCTCGATGACGATGCGCTGCGCGAGCTGTTTACACTTAGCGAACAGAACATCTGGGAGGAGGAAGAGGCGTGA
- a CDS encoding YtrH family sporulation protein translates to MFSGVIGNCILDFFVSMGMVIGGSLLGGLSAIITHHNPFSTMNSLSDDLKIWALAAALGGTMDTLRVIHRGVFDFSFMPMARTFVYLVAAFIGCQVGYVIIQWIIGGEK, encoded by the coding sequence ATGTTTTCAGGGGTAATCGGCAATTGCATCCTCGACTTTTTCGTGTCGATGGGCATGGTGATAGGCGGGTCACTGCTCGGCGGACTGTCCGCCATCATCACACACCACAATCCATTCTCAACGATGAACTCCCTGTCTGACGACCTGAAAATTTGGGCTCTGGCAGCGGCGCTCGGCGGTACGATGGACACCCTGCGCGTCATTCACCGCGGCGTGTTTGACTTCTCCTTCATGCCCATGGCCCGAACATTCGTATATCTGGTCGCAGCTTTTATCGGATGCCAGGTCGGGTATGTCATTATCCAGTGGATCATCGGAGGTGAAAAGTGA
- a CDS encoding DUF1811 family protein: MLYSDMTKEQLQAEMKELQQKGQRAFDEENWSEYEVHMTKWYLAKSYEILPSAHIEIGRTYRIAEEYDRLTVTGLEGVMAWGIRQSSGETTAIPIARLDEYDGDF; the protein is encoded by the coding sequence GTGCTGTACAGCGACATGACAAAAGAGCAGTTGCAAGCAGAGATGAAAGAACTGCAGCAAAAAGGACAACGCGCTTTCGACGAGGAGAACTGGAGCGAATACGAGGTTCACATGACGAAGTGGTATCTTGCCAAGAGCTACGAGATCCTTCCGTCTGCCCATATCGAAATCGGCCGCACCTACCGCATCGCGGAAGAATACGACCGACTGACTGTCACTGGCCTAGAAGGCGTTATGGCTTGGGGCATCCGTCAATCTTCCGGAGAAACCACAGCGATCCCGATAGCCCGTCTCGACGAGTACGACGGCGATTTTTGA
- a CDS encoding Xaa-Pro peptidase family protein: MTTDGLYEARRMRLAEDLRKSGVDAVILTHPACFYYFTGSWVETGERAAGLIVLPDGESAIVAHEMFQLPFEKANVPIEFWKDGESAYPLFAKRVGRQSGTIAIDGTWQARHVIGLQATLPEGVRTINGDPLIERARVRKDADELKSLSHASWQADQVVQQLREHLKSGLTELEVSRKVSELWQSVGAHGESFPAIIGIGQNGAEPHHEPDDSLIEAGTTLIVDTGGIYEHYCSDITRTYILGEPSEEIREVYNLVLAANLAGIAAAKPGVTLGEVDDAVRDVIVRGGYGKYFTHRTGHGVGLDIHEAPYVISGNEQVLEPGMVMSIEPGIYLPGKFGVRIEDLIVITELGATTLNNAPKVIDAVTVHI, encoded by the coding sequence ATGACGACGGATGGTTTGTACGAAGCACGTCGCATGCGACTTGCAGAGGACTTGCGCAAGAGTGGTGTGGATGCGGTCATTCTCACACATCCAGCATGTTTCTATTATTTCACGGGTAGTTGGGTGGAGACGGGTGAGCGGGCGGCTGGACTTATCGTCTTGCCAGACGGCGAGTCTGCGATTGTTGCACACGAAATGTTCCAACTCCCGTTTGAGAAGGCCAATGTACCAATTGAATTCTGGAAAGATGGCGAGTCTGCGTATCCACTCTTTGCGAAGCGGGTTGGTCGGCAGAGCGGCACAATCGCCATTGATGGGACATGGCAAGCTCGGCACGTGATCGGCTTGCAGGCGACGTTGCCAGAGGGAGTGCGAACAATCAACGGCGACCCGTTGATCGAGCGCGCGCGCGTACGCAAAGATGCAGACGAGTTAAAGTCGCTTTCGCACGCGTCATGGCAGGCGGATCAAGTCGTGCAGCAACTTCGTGAACATTTGAAAAGTGGCCTCACGGAATTAGAGGTTTCGCGAAAGGTGTCCGAGTTGTGGCAATCTGTCGGCGCGCACGGTGAGTCGTTCCCAGCGATTATCGGGATTGGCCAAAATGGTGCCGAACCGCACCACGAACCGGATGATTCCTTAATCGAGGCGGGTACTACGCTGATTGTGGATACCGGCGGAATCTATGAACATTATTGCAGTGATATTACGAGAACCTATATTTTAGGGGAGCCGTCTGAAGAGATTCGCGAGGTATACAATCTCGTCCTTGCTGCGAATCTAGCGGGAATTGCTGCGGCAAAACCGGGTGTGACGCTCGGTGAAGTGGACGATGCCGTCCGCGATGTGATTGTGCGTGGCGGCTATGGAAAGTACTTCACACACCGCACGGGTCACGGTGTGGGATTGGATATCCACGAAGCGCCGTATGTCATTTCCGGCAATGAACAGGTACTTGAGCCCGGAATGGTGATGAGTATTGAGCCGGGGATTTACTTGCCGGGCAAGTTCGGCGTACGAATAGAGGACCTGATTGTGATCACGGAACTTGGCGCGACGACTTTGAACAACGCCCCAAAGGTCATCGACGCCGTTACCGTTCATATTTAA